From Triticum aestivum cultivar Chinese Spring chromosome 4A, IWGSC CS RefSeq v2.1, whole genome shotgun sequence, a single genomic window includes:
- the LOC123088333 gene encoding probable leucine-rich repeat receptor-like protein kinase At1g35710, with the protein METEPPKMLAVMATMMMMATAAALVPEAAVLAGQARALLVWKASLDDQSQHTLQSWENISAPCSWRGITCTRQQRRPVISGISLRGMRLRGALGPLDFSALATLTSLDLSHNHLSGSIPAGIEVLGELRALLLQSNQIRGSIPLGLANLTKLRSLMLHENEISGGIPRHIGNMSNLVTLTLWVNHLVGQIPFEIANLKHLVTLDFSDNNLSGSIPSTIGDLTKLTTLYLDGNQLFGHIPRELGHLVNLKDLGLSRNTFSGSIPINLFNSTKLTILYLWGNKLSGQIPQEFGQLVNLEELELNTNTLSGSIPITIGNLTKLTRLYLFQNQLLGQIPRVLGYMMNLKELALYENTLSGNIPRNLCNLTKLTVLILSRNRLSGQIPQELGYLVNLNDLDLTFNTLSGPIPVTIGNLTKLNILSLFMNQLSGQIPRELGYLVNLEELDLNINKLSGSIPNSLRSLTKLTKLCLAQNQLSGSIPQGIGKLTSLVQLQLPFNNLSGSLPSGLCAGGQLQILIVNDNNLVGPLPSSLLSCTSLVRIRLERNYLEGDITEMGAHPNLVYIDISSNKLFGKLSHRWAECYNLTALHASKNNITGVIPSSIGKLSCLGILDVSSNKLEGQIPPEIGNITMLFSLSLFGNLLQGNMPAEIGSLKNLEYLDLSSNNLTGQIPGSIQHCLKLHSLKLSHNHFNGTIPNELGMLVNLQDMLDLSENSIDGAIPSQLGGLTMLEALNLSHNALNGSIPPSFQSMNSLLYMDMSYNKLEGSVPHTRLFEEAPIKWFKHNKKLCGVVTGLPPCDLPQSSEQGKKSGAILLSIIAAIASLVFVIAQVTWQCKKKKTKTAVTDEPQQTKMFTIWNFDGEDVYKKIVDATNNFSNSHCIGSGGNGSVYRVQLPTGELFAVKKIHMMEDNEQFNREIHALMYIRHRNIAKLFGYCSATQGRFLVYEYMDRGSLSASLDGTETAVELDWPRRLNIVWDVAHALSYMHHDCFAPIVHRDITSNNVLLDLEFRVCISDFGLAKILDVDASNCTSLAGTKGYLAPELAYTTRVTEKCDVYSFGILVLELFMGHHPGDFLSSMDNNNKSTSIEKLLDTRLPLPEPEVATKIFEVVAIAVRCIEPDPSHRPTMQQVTNVLSAAERPANNLDYLHTSIVIPACCS; encoded by the exons ATGGAGACGGAGCCACCCAAGATGCTCGCCGtgatggcgacgatgatgatgatggccaccgccGCTGCACTTGTACCGGAGGCGGCGGTGCTTGCAGGACAGGCGAGGGCGCTCCTCGTCTGGAAAGCCAGCCTCGACGACCAAAGCCAGCACACACTGCAGTCCTGGGAGAACATCTCGGCGCCCTGCAGCTGGCGTGGCATCACGTGCACAAGGCAACAGCGCCGGCCGGTGATCAGCGGCATCTCTCTGCGGGGGATGCGGCTGAGAGGGGCGCTGGGGCCACTCGACTTCTCAGCCTTGGCGACCCTGACAAGCCTCGACCTCTCGCACAACCACCTCAGCGGGAGCATCCCTGCCGGCATTGAGGTCCTCGGAGAGCTCCGTGCTCTGCTTCTACAAAGCAACCAGATAAGAGGCTCCATTCCACTAGGCCTAGCAAATCTCACAAAATTACGCTCCTTAATGCTTCATGAAAATGAAATCTCCGGGGGAATACCAAGGCACATAGGCAACATGAGTAATCTTGTGACCCTCACCTTGTGGGTCAATCACTTGGTTGGTCAAATCCCCTTTGAAATAGCCAACCTAAAGCACTTGGTTACATTAGATTTTTCTGATAATAATCTTTCAGGCTCAATCCCAAGCACTATAGGTGACTTGACAAAACTCACTACCTTGTACCTTGACGGCAACCAACTCTTTGGACACATCCCTCGAGAACTTGGTCATTTGGTCAATTTAAAGGACTTGGGCCTTAGCCGAAACACATTCTCAGGTTCCATTCCAATAAATTTGTTTAATTCGACCAAGCTCACTATCTTATATCTATGGGGCAACAAGCTCTCTGGTCAAATTCCACAAGAATTTGGTCAGCTAGTTAACTTGGAGGAATTAGAACTTAATACAAACACACTCTCAGGTTCTATCCCAATCACTATAGGGAATTTGACCAAACTCACTAGATTATACCTTTTCCAGAACCAACTTTTGGGGCAAATTCCACGAGTGCTAGGTTATATGATGAACTTAAAAGAATTGGCTCTATATGAAAATACACTCTCAGGGAACATTCCAAGAAATTTATGTAATTTGACCAAGCTCACTGTCTTAATTCTTTCACGCAATAGACTTTCTGGTCAGATTCCACAAGAATTAGGTTACCTTGTGAACTTAAATGACTTGGATCTTACTTTTAATACACTCTCAGGTCCTATCCCAGTCACCATAGGCAATCTGACAAAACTCAATATATTAAGCCTTTTCATGAACCAACTTTCGGGGCAAATTCCACGAGAATTGGGTTACCTTGTGAACTTAGAGGAGTTGGATCTTAATATTAACAAACTATCAGGTTCCATCCCAAACAGCTTACGAAGTTTGACAAAGCTCACCAAGTTATGCCTTGCACAAAACCAACTCTCTGGATCTATTCCTCAAGGAATTGGCAAGTTAACGAGCCTAGTTCAACTGCAACTCCCTTTTAACAACCTCTCTGGTTCCTTGCCATCTGGTCTTTGTGCGGGAGGTCAGCTACAAATTTTGATCGTTAACGACAACAACTTGGTTGGACCCTTGCCATCAAGCTTGCTAAGTTGTACAAGCTTAGTCAGGATTCGACTTGAACGGAATTACCTCGAAGGAGATATCACCGAGATGGGAGCTCATCCAAATCTTGTCTATATTGATATAAGTTCAAATAAACTATTTGGTAAACTATCTCATCGTTGGGCTGAGTGCTACAATCTTACAGCGCTACATGCATCAAAAAACAATATAACCGGAGTAATACCATCAAGTATTGGGAAATTATCTTGTTTGGGGATACTTGATGTTTCATCAAATAAGCTTGAAGGACAAATTCCTCCAGAAATTGGCAATATAACGATGTTGTTCAGTTTGAGCCTTTTTGGTAACTTGCTCCAGGGAAATATGCCCGCAGAAATTGGATCATTGAAAAATCTGGAATATCTAGATTTATCATCAAACAACCTAACTGGGCAGATACCAGGATCAATTCAGCATTGTTTGAAGCTTCACTCACTAAAGTTGAGCCATAATCACTTCAATGGTACAATTCCTAATGAACTAGGGATGTTGGTAAACCTACAAGATATGTTGGATCTAAGTGAAAATTCAATTGATGGCGCTATTCCTAGTCAACTAGGTGGTCTTACTATGCTTGAAGCCTTGAATCTTTCTCACAATGCATTGAACGGAAGCATTCCACCATCATTTCAGAGCATGAACAGCCTCCTATACATGGATATGTCATATAACAAATTAGAAGGGTCAGTGCCACATACTAGGCTCTTTGAAGAGGCTCCAATCAAATGGTTTAAGCATAATAAGAAATTGTGTGGTGTTGTAACAGGTTTGCCCCCTTGTGATCTTCCTCAAAGTAGTGAACAAGGGAAAAAGTCTGGTGCTATTTTACTCTCTATAATAGCCGCTATTGCATCTTTAGTGTTTGTCATTGCACAGGTAACATGGCAGTGCAAAAAGAAGAAAACCAAGACAGCAGTTACAGATGAACCACAACAAACCAAGATGTTCACCATTTGGAATTTTGATGGGGAGGATGTGTACAAGAAAATTGTTGATGCCACAAACAATTTCAGCAACTCTCATTGCATTGGATCTGGAGGGAATGGATCAGTCTACAGAGTCCAGTTACCAACAGGTGAATTGTTTGCAGTGAAAAAGATCCATATGATGGAAGATAATGAGCAATTTAACCGTGAAATACATGCATTGATGTATATTCGACATCGGAACATTGCAAAGTTATTTGGTTACTGCTCTGCAACCCAAGGAAGATTTCTTGTGTATGAATACATGGATAGAGGAAGCTTATCAGCATCTTTGGATGGTACAGAAACTGCAGTTGAATTGGATTGGCCGAGGAGGTTAAATATTGTTTGGGATGTTGCTCATGCTTTGTCTTACATGCATCATGACTGCTTCGCACCGATAGTCCACCGAGATATAACAAGCAACAACGTTTTGCTTGACCTGGAATTTAGAGTCTGCATCTCAGATTTTGGTCTAGCGAAAATACTAGATGTGGATGCATCGAACTGCACTAGTCTCGCAGGGACAAAAGGATATCTTGCCCCAG AGCTTGCATACACAACAAGGGTGACGGAGAAGTGCGATGTCTATAGCTTTGGGATACTTGTTCTAGAGCTGTTCATGGGACATCATCCAGGTGATTTCCTTTCGTCCATGGACAACAACAACAAAAGTACATCAATTGAGAAATTGCTGGACACCCGGCTCCCACTCCCTGAACCTGAGGTCGCAACTAAGATATTTGAAGTGGTCGCCATTGCTGTTCGGTGCATAGAGCCTGATCCATCGCACCGTCCGACGATGCAGCAAGTAACCAATGTGTTGTCAGCAGCTGAGCGACCAGCTAATAATCTTGATTATCTCCACACTAGCATCGTCATCCCTGCCTGCTGCTCGTGA